Proteins co-encoded in one Saprospira grandis genomic window:
- a CDS encoding McrB family protein — METALKLAELKAAFLKEWPLERLEKMSLEEYSDDSGNSFCDWLDTKTIELGPVSRGLGHQFGIVFHYMEDEHYCPMEKGWKEKEGYAFPSFFGEDLKTAYETVRAEILRIAKAAENGDWETIAEIKLGSHEEVYLGDKEDGKQAFKWKIAFLYDKTNYLPPIFRLDELKAAVKKLGGKAEDNYLANYEYLAKKRGAEDVYRFSEDLQYLPLIKVLSNYKQQALQQLFEALKEKFPSEKGRFPANVVFTINNDKKIQLNINGGAISELWSKEGDFLRANFDECLVERQAENKSIAYQPNNVRNLERMVYDINFREKILDKLDVQSSTDKEMKKNGPSKSLENKQPNNQILFGPPGTGKTYNSINYALAILAGVDLEELNAIEKENNLEKAQQIFSELDLEGPFTTGREILRAAYTQYKKLGQIQFTTFHQSMSYEDFVEGIKPVLEEESEGNLSYEIKAGIFKQLAQLAAQNYSGENRLHAESSFDAAFAKFLAAWEADPKMAFSLRRANSEFQIYAIDQERGRIHFEKASGSRTHYLRLATLKEIFTGERDFNLKEGLGIYYQSILNTLEQYATDSKIEAPKNYVLIIDEINRGNISEILGELITLLEEDKRLGQKESLEIVLPYSKDEFSVPPNLYIIGTMNTADRSVEALDAALRRRFSFVEMPPRPELLENILVYGYAMEKLLWTINQRIERLLSKDHLIGHSYFLPIKNAEAPEKELALVVRHKILPLLQEYFYGDFGKIGLVLGQGFVRKEEETQIFAAMDYEPLMEEERFQLIPWAEVDLEIALAQLGLEKEA, encoded by the coding sequence ATGGAAACAGCCTTGAAACTAGCAGAATTAAAAGCCGCTTTTCTAAAAGAATGGCCCTTAGAGCGACTCGAAAAAATGAGTCTGGAGGAATATAGTGATGACTCAGGCAATTCTTTTTGCGATTGGCTAGATACAAAAACTATTGAATTGGGGCCAGTGTCTAGAGGGTTAGGCCATCAGTTTGGAATTGTTTTTCATTATATGGAGGATGAGCATTATTGTCCAATGGAAAAAGGGTGGAAAGAAAAAGAGGGCTATGCTTTTCCCTCTTTTTTTGGAGAGGATTTAAAAACGGCCTACGAAACTGTTCGAGCTGAAATTTTGAGAATTGCTAAGGCGGCCGAAAATGGAGATTGGGAAACCATAGCAGAAATTAAGTTAGGCAGCCATGAAGAGGTCTATTTAGGTGACAAAGAGGATGGGAAACAAGCTTTTAAATGGAAAATTGCTTTTTTATATGATAAAACTAATTATTTGCCCCCTATTTTTCGATTGGATGAGCTAAAAGCAGCCGTGAAAAAATTGGGAGGAAAGGCAGAGGATAATTATTTGGCCAACTATGAATACCTAGCGAAAAAAAGAGGAGCTGAAGATGTATACCGTTTTAGCGAAGATCTACAGTATCTACCTCTTATAAAAGTGCTATCAAACTATAAACAGCAGGCTTTGCAGCAACTTTTTGAGGCCCTGAAAGAAAAATTCCCTTCAGAAAAAGGGCGATTTCCTGCAAATGTGGTTTTTACGATTAATAATGACAAAAAAATTCAGCTCAATATAAATGGAGGGGCTATTTCTGAGCTCTGGTCTAAAGAAGGAGATTTTTTAAGAGCCAATTTTGATGAATGCTTAGTAGAAAGACAGGCTGAGAATAAATCCATTGCTTATCAACCCAATAATGTTCGCAATTTAGAGCGAATGGTCTATGACATAAATTTTAGAGAAAAAATTTTGGATAAATTAGATGTTCAAAGCTCAACAGATAAAGAAATGAAAAAGAACGGCCCAAGCAAAAGTCTAGAAAATAAGCAGCCCAACAACCAAATTCTTTTTGGCCCTCCTGGCACCGGAAAAACCTACAACAGCATCAATTATGCACTGGCCATTTTGGCGGGAGTAGATTTGGAAGAGCTAAACGCAATAGAAAAGGAAAATAACTTAGAAAAAGCCCAGCAGATTTTTTCTGAGCTTGATTTAGAAGGCCCTTTTACTACTGGTCGAGAAATTTTGCGGGCAGCTTATACGCAGTACAAAAAGTTGGGACAGATTCAGTTCACTACTTTTCATCAAAGTATGAGCTATGAAGATTTTGTAGAGGGGATCAAGCCTGTATTGGAAGAAGAAAGTGAGGGGAATTTGTCCTATGAAATTAAGGCGGGGATTTTTAAGCAGTTGGCCCAACTTGCTGCACAAAATTACTCGGGCGAAAATCGTCTGCATGCCGAAAGTAGTTTTGATGCTGCCTTTGCAAAATTTTTGGCGGCTTGGGAGGCCGATCCAAAAATGGCCTTTTCTTTACGTCGAGCAAATTCAGAATTTCAAATTTATGCGATCGATCAAGAAAGGGGGCGGATTCATTTTGAAAAAGCTAGTGGTAGCCGAACACACTATTTGAGGCTAGCCACGCTAAAAGAAATATTTACTGGCGAGCGAGACTTTAATTTAAAAGAAGGATTGGGAATTTATTATCAATCCATTTTGAATACCTTAGAGCAATATGCTACGGATTCAAAAATAGAGGCGCCCAAAAACTACGTCCTCATCATTGATGAGATTAACCGCGGAAATATTTCAGAAATTCTGGGCGAACTCATCACTTTATTGGAAGAAGATAAACGTTTGGGCCAAAAAGAAAGCCTAGAAATTGTCTTGCCCTATAGCAAAGACGAATTTTCGGTGCCACCCAATTTATATATTATTGGAACGATGAACACGGCGGACCGCTCCGTAGAAGCTTTGGATGCCGCTTTGCGCAGAAGATTTAGTTTTGTAGAAATGCCGCCTCGTCCAGAATTGCTTGAAAATATTTTGGTTTATGGCTATGCGATGGAAAAATTGCTATGGACCATCAACCAACGGATAGAGCGGCTACTGTCTAAAGATCATTTGATTGGCCACAGTTATTTTTTGCCTATAAAAAATGCGGAAGCGCCAGAAAAAGAGTTGGCCTTGGTCGTGCGGCATAAAATTCTTCCACTTTTGCAGGAGTATTTTTATGGCGACTTTGGAAAAATTGGGTTGGTTTTGGGCCAGGGATTTGTCCGTAAAGAAGAAGAAACCCAAATTTTTGCCGCTATGGATTATGAGCCCTTGATGGAAGAGGAGCGTTTTCAGTTGATCCCTTGGGCGGAAGTAGATTTGGAAATTGCTTTGGCGCAGCTTGGGCTAGAAAAAGAAGCATAA
- a CDS encoding PD-(D/E)XK nuclease family protein: MDNIKKMLLSKELEEYIKVNDNVSKEKDKNAYNVFTISSQNTQYENFHSDVIGDLLSPNGKHGLGNVFLLKFIDFLNCHYGTAITAQDFSEAKVSRESGNIDILIKTAEKAIIIENKMNFANDMEEQLVRYYQKCKEDYKLSVEAIIYLSLDGSQTAPKFGEIDKIVYNIAAFNDKPNDLVSAWLRPCKGYCSDLGQLSFLHEYTKLIQHLAQNRMGTENESKLYDFLAEDNRMSSAKELVDFYNKIPVYRLDRLQERLKNDHQPFNKLKRWEPTQLALIKCSKNGLNYEIYIFTTHEGATIFLECKGDEEMVKKEFPEKIKKIGISEKDYKIDNYSRYVFDFGGALKKIDEEIFDFLRKILDHIKSWK, from the coding sequence ATGGATAATATAAAGAAAATGCTTTTGTCTAAAGAGCTTGAGGAGTATATAAAGGTTAATGATAATGTCTCAAAAGAGAAAGACAAAAATGCTTATAACGTATTTACTATATCTTCCCAGAATACTCAATATGAAAATTTTCACTCAGATGTTATAGGGGACTTGTTAAGTCCTAATGGAAAACATGGACTAGGAAATGTTTTTCTTTTAAAATTTATCGATTTTCTAAATTGCCATTATGGTACAGCTATAACCGCTCAGGATTTTTCAGAGGCAAAGGTTTCAAGAGAGTCAGGAAATATTGACATACTCATTAAAACAGCAGAAAAAGCCATAATTATAGAGAACAAGATGAATTTTGCAAATGATATGGAAGAACAGCTAGTTCGATATTATCAAAAATGCAAAGAGGATTATAAACTTAGTGTAGAAGCTATTATTTACCTGAGTTTAGATGGATCTCAAACAGCTCCTAAGTTCGGAGAAATAGATAAAATAGTATATAATATTGCAGCATTCAATGATAAACCTAATGATCTTGTATCAGCTTGGTTAAGGCCATGTAAAGGTTATTGTAGTGATCTAGGTCAGCTCTCTTTTTTACATGAATACACTAAATTAATTCAACATTTAGCACAAAATAGAATGGGAACAGAAAATGAAAGTAAACTGTATGATTTTTTAGCTGAGGATAACCGTATGTCTTCGGCAAAAGAATTAGTAGATTTTTATAATAAAATACCAGTTTATAGACTTGATAGATTGCAGGAAAGACTAAAGAATGATCATCAGCCTTTTAATAAGTTAAAAAGATGGGAACCTACGCAGTTGGCCTTGATAAAATGTAGTAAAAATGGACTTAATTATGAGATATACATATTTACGACTCATGAAGGTGCTACTATATTTTTGGAATGTAAGGGAGACGAGGAAATGGTAAAAAAAGAATTTCCTGAAAAGATTAAAAAAATAGGTATTTCAGAGAAAGACTATAAAATAGATAATTATAGTAGATATGTTTTTGATTTTGGAGGTGCTTTAAAAAAAATAGATGAGGAGATCTTTGATTTTTTACGCAAAATACTAGATCATATAAAGTCTTGGAAATAG
- a CDS encoding winged helix-turn-helix transcriptional regulator: MYKVKGVEYPCCTSVTMGIIGGKWKTVILAHLTIDGTLRYSELRKKMKGVTERTLSLQLKALQEAGVINRKVYTSKPPLKVEYSLTEFGETLVPLINAIIDWGEMVIDNYSDE; encoded by the coding sequence ATGTATAAAGTGAAAGGCGTGGAATACCCCTGCTGTACAAGTGTTACGATGGGAATTATTGGCGGAAAATGGAAAACGGTTATTCTTGCACATTTAACTATTGATGGGACATTGCGGTATAGCGAATTACGAAAAAAAATGAAAGGAGTAACGGAGCGTACCCTTAGTCTTCAATTAAAAGCTTTGCAAGAAGCCGGAGTGATAAACCGTAAAGTATATACTTCTAAACCACCATTAAAGGTAGAATACTCCTTAACTGAGTTCGGAGAAACTCTTGTCCCGCTCATCAATGCTATCATTGATTGGGGGGAAATGGTAATTGATAATTATTCAGATGAATAG
- a CDS encoding oxygen-insensitive NAD(P)H-dependent nitroreductase NfsB produces the protein MDIIKTLNWRYSTKEFDPEKKISAEDVEKIKALLRMSPSSTNIQPWHFIIADNEEGKKRIAKGTQGFFQFNEKKVLDASHVILFCSRTDADDQFMTKVLEQEDKDGRFPNEEIKNMVDGGRRYFADLHRYDFKDFQHWMEKQVYLNMGNLLLGAAAMEIDSLPMEGIDLKALDEEFSLREKGYTSVAVIALGYRSSSDFNATTPKSRLELEDIITMV, from the coding sequence ATGGATATTATTAAGACATTAAATTGGAGATATTCAACCAAAGAGTTTGATCCTGAGAAAAAAATCTCTGCAGAAGATGTTGAAAAGATTAAAGCGCTTCTGAGAATGAGTCCTTCAAGCACAAATATTCAGCCTTGGCATTTTATTATTGCGGATAATGAAGAGGGGAAAAAACGTATTGCTAAAGGAACGCAAGGCTTTTTTCAATTTAATGAGAAGAAGGTCCTGGATGCCTCACATGTAATTCTTTTTTGCTCAAGAACGGATGCAGATGATCAGTTCATGACTAAAGTGCTAGAACAAGAAGATAAAGATGGGCGCTTCCCGAATGAAGAGATTAAAAATATGGTAGATGGCGGGCGAAGATACTTTGCAGATTTGCACCGCTATGATTTCAAAGATTTTCAGCATTGGATGGAAAAGCAAGTCTATTTGAATATGGGAAATCTTTTATTGGGAGCGGCTGCTATGGAAATTGACAGCCTTCCTATGGAAGGAATTGACTTAAAAGCTCTTGATGAAGAGTTTTCTTTACGCGAAAAAGGATATACTTCTGTTGCTGTTATTGCTCTAGGGTACAGATCTTCAAGCGATTTCAATGCAACAACACCTAAATCAAGACTGGAGTTAGAAGATATTATAACGATGGTCTAA
- a CDS encoding acyl-CoA carboxylase subunit beta, translated as MQDKLQTLQDKLAQAAQGGGEKRIEKQHAKGKLTARERIHFFLDPGSFEEMGALVTHRCNDFGMEKQKIYGDGVVTGYGTVEGRLVYVFAQDFTVFGGSLSETHAEKICKLMDMAIKNGAPLVGLNDSGGARIQEGVQSLGGYADIFYRNTLASGVIPQISAIMGPCAGGAVYSPALTDFIYMVEQSSYMFITGPNVVKTVTNEEVSAEELGGAMTHAVKSGVTHFTAQNDMDCLLQIKKLLSYLPQNCEEEAAMLPYEVGQEERPALNTIVPENPNHPYDMRALIEELVDADSFYEVNKEYAENIVVGFARLGGRSIGVVANNPMVLAGCLDVDCSKKGARFVRTCDAFNIPLLVLEDVPGFLPGTDQEWNGIISNGAKLLYAFCEATVPRITVITRKAYGGAYDVMNSKHIGADLNFAWPSAEIAVMGAKGASEIIFRREIMEADDSAAKLAEKEAEYAEKFANPYRAAARGFIDAVIEPSTSRERLIKAFKMLENKVDVRPRKKHGNMPL; from the coding sequence ATGCAAGATAAACTACAAACGCTGCAAGATAAATTGGCCCAAGCGGCTCAAGGTGGCGGAGAAAAACGAATTGAGAAACAACATGCCAAGGGCAAACTTACGGCCCGTGAACGTATTCATTTTTTCTTGGATCCAGGTTCTTTTGAAGAAATGGGCGCTTTGGTGACCCACCGTTGCAATGACTTTGGAATGGAAAAGCAAAAAATTTATGGCGATGGTGTCGTGACGGGTTATGGAACCGTAGAAGGGCGCTTGGTCTATGTTTTTGCTCAAGATTTTACCGTTTTTGGCGGTTCTCTTTCTGAAACTCATGCAGAAAAAATCTGCAAGTTGATGGATATGGCCATAAAAAACGGGGCGCCTTTGGTGGGCCTCAATGATTCTGGTGGAGCGCGCATTCAGGAAGGCGTACAGTCTTTGGGCGGTTATGCCGATATTTTTTATCGCAATACCTTGGCCTCTGGCGTAATTCCACAAATTTCGGCCATTATGGGCCCTTGCGCAGGCGGTGCGGTTTATTCTCCCGCTTTGACCGATTTTATTTATATGGTGGAGCAAAGCTCTTATATGTTCATCACGGGGCCAAATGTGGTCAAAACCGTGACCAATGAAGAAGTAAGTGCTGAAGAATTGGGTGGAGCCATGACGCATGCCGTAAAATCTGGCGTGACGCATTTTACCGCTCAAAATGATATGGATTGTTTGCTTCAGATTAAAAAGTTGCTTTCTTATTTGCCCCAAAACTGTGAAGAAGAAGCAGCGATGCTGCCTTATGAAGTGGGCCAAGAGGAACGCCCGGCACTAAATACAATCGTGCCCGAAAATCCCAATCATCCTTACGATATGCGTGCTTTGATTGAAGAGTTGGTAGATGCTGATTCTTTTTATGAGGTCAATAAAGAGTATGCAGAAAATATCGTGGTCGGTTTTGCTCGCCTTGGCGGCAGAAGCATTGGCGTTGTTGCCAATAATCCGATGGTATTGGCGGGTTGTTTGGATGTAGATTGCTCGAAAAAAGGCGCTCGCTTTGTGCGTACTTGCGATGCTTTTAATATTCCTCTTTTAGTTTTGGAAGATGTTCCTGGCTTTTTGCCCGGCACCGATCAAGAGTGGAATGGCATCATTAGCAATGGGGCCAAATTACTTTATGCATTTTGTGAGGCTACCGTTCCTCGCATCACGGTCATCACGCGCAAAGCCTATGGCGGAGCCTATGATGTGATGAACTCTAAACATATTGGCGCCGACTTGAACTTTGCTTGGCCTTCTGCAGAAATTGCGGTGATGGGGGCTAAAGGCGCTTCAGAAATTATTTTCCGCCGAGAAATTATGGAGGCCGATGATAGTGCCGCCAAATTGGCCGAAAAAGAAGCTGAATACGCAGAAAAATTTGCCAATCCTTATCGCGCCGCCGCTCGCGGCTTTATCGATGCTGTGATTGAGCCTTCTACTAGTCGCGAACGCTTGATTAAAGCCTTCAAGATGTTAGAAAACAAGGTGGATGTTCGTCCCCGAAAAAAACATGGCAATATGCCGCTCTAA
- a CDS encoding endonuclease V, with protein sequence MANPFEEIPELAEAQKKMAQKVERTGYSPQKGDLIFSLDIQYVEEDAFVAIDVLRWQEGAEKVYLSLQKAGMEYRPRYFSFREGPPLLAAILALEEKLGEEASCLLVDRHGIAHPRRLGVASWLGVQLDRPSIGMAKRPLLAVDDPEGEERGSISPIMQNEELLGYALRTQAGVKPIYISIGHKIDLETAREMVLQLADQGYRIPEPIRRADHAARAFAKGQSHLGQVF encoded by the coding sequence ATGGCAAATCCCTTTGAAGAAATCCCTGAATTGGCCGAGGCGCAGAAAAAAATGGCCCAAAAAGTAGAACGTACTGGCTATTCTCCCCAAAAGGGAGATTTGATCTTCAGTTTAGACATACAGTATGTAGAAGAGGATGCTTTTGTGGCCATAGATGTTTTGCGTTGGCAAGAAGGAGCAGAAAAAGTATATTTATCGCTACAAAAGGCGGGCATGGAATATCGGCCCCGATATTTTTCTTTTCGGGAGGGGCCACCTTTATTGGCGGCTATTTTGGCCTTAGAAGAAAAATTGGGCGAAGAAGCCAGTTGTTTATTGGTTGATAGGCATGGCATTGCGCATCCTCGGCGATTGGGGGTGGCTAGTTGGTTGGGCGTTCAGTTAGATCGGCCTAGCATTGGTATGGCCAAGCGTCCTTTATTGGCTGTTGATGATCCGGAAGGAGAGGAAAGAGGAAGTATTTCGCCCATTATGCAAAATGAGGAACTTTTGGGCTATGCCTTGCGGACGCAGGCGGGCGTAAAGCCTATATATATAAGTATAGGCCATAAAATAGATTTGGAAACGGCTCGAGAAATGGTTTTGCAGTTGGCTGATCAGGGCTATCGGATTCCGGAGCCCATCCGAAGAGCAGATCATGCGGCCCGAGCATTTGCCAAGGGCCAAAGCCATTTAGGGCAAGTTTTTTAG
- a CDS encoding ABC transporter ATP-binding protein → MIKAVNIRKSYQQLQVLKGVSLEIAKGELVSIVGKSGAGKSTLLHIMGTLDQADEGELWIDGQNCGEMKKKALSRFRNEQIGFVFQFHHLLPEFTALENVCMPAFIKKTPEKQAHKKAKELLDYLGLADRMDHKPQQLSGGEQQRVAVARALINSPAVVFADEPSGNLDSQNSEELHQLFFNLRKDFEQTFVIVTHNMELAKMSDRCLRMQDGLIVEELS, encoded by the coding sequence ATGATCAAAGCAGTAAATATTCGTAAATCTTATCAGCAATTGCAGGTGCTCAAGGGCGTAAGTTTAGAGATTGCCAAGGGCGAGCTGGTGAGTATTGTTGGAAAATCGGGGGCGGGAAAAAGTACGCTGCTGCATATTATGGGCACTTTGGACCAAGCCGATGAGGGGGAGCTCTGGATTGATGGGCAGAATTGTGGGGAGATGAAGAAAAAGGCGCTTTCTCGCTTTCGGAATGAGCAAATTGGTTTTGTTTTTCAGTTTCATCATCTTTTGCCAGAATTTACGGCTCTAGAAAATGTTTGCATGCCAGCTTTTATTAAGAAAACGCCAGAAAAACAGGCGCATAAAAAGGCCAAAGAACTGCTGGATTATTTGGGCTTAGCAGATCGTATGGACCATAAACCCCAGCAATTGTCGGGCGGAGAGCAACAGCGGGTGGCGGTGGCCAGAGCTTTGATTAACTCGCCGGCGGTAGTCTTTGCCGATGAACCTTCGGGGAATTTGGACAGTCAAAATTCGGAAGAATTGCATCAGCTCTTTTTTAATCTGCGTAAAGATTTTGAACAAACTTTTGTCATTGTGACGCATAATATGGAGCTGGCCAAAATGAGCGACCGCTGCTTGCGGATGCAAGATGGATTGATTGTAGAAGAACTCTCTTAA
- a CDS encoding GDSL-type esterase/lipase family protein, with protein sequence MFGRISFFAVLLLIFAQQACQAQPEAVKFTPTTKVDLSEYPWMHPELNMLQFYNRDALETLRQKWKRTDKEKLTVIHFGDSHCQNDALPGQIRKRMQEVHGATGRGLMFPTSTARTYSSIEYKTKHTGKWIAERSFRMRLKLPLGIRGMSCRTEQANSSLVFEFKKPVPKNYRQLKIFCKRDIRSFDIVVETSGKRIPVIVDASSRKPYIEVELPAITDQKLTLHIVRRNKYESEFEFYGMSLEDEADKGAVVHNAGVGAAKYNSLLNQVLLWEQLPHLQPDVAIIDFGTNDYLYYDKIEPELESEIKTIIDKMRKAVPDICIILTSTQDLFWKKKNCMSGEPFSDMMHKIAYDKKCALFDWYWISGGQRKMLDWTKSRLAQPDMVHLTVKGYRLKGDLFFEALQNSLAWLDENPKENEFFFRIDKLKEEQAVLRNGGKPKSESMSQKTTKSNQKPAAATGKYRTHIVKRGESLYSISLKYNVSIQELKRWNNKSKNTIYKGDRLKIYK encoded by the coding sequence ATGTTTGGACGAATTAGTTTTTTTGCCGTACTCCTCCTCATTTTTGCCCAGCAGGCCTGTCAGGCACAGCCCGAAGCTGTAAAATTTACGCCGACCACAAAGGTGGATCTGTCTGAATACCCTTGGATGCATCCCGAGCTCAATATGCTGCAGTTTTATAACCGGGACGCCTTAGAGACCTTGCGCCAGAAGTGGAAACGGACCGATAAGGAGAAATTGACTGTCATTCATTTTGGCGACTCTCATTGTCAGAATGATGCCTTGCCTGGCCAAATCCGAAAGCGGATGCAGGAAGTACATGGAGCAACGGGCCGTGGGCTGATGTTTCCCACTTCTACCGCCAGAACGTACTCCTCTATAGAGTATAAAACCAAGCATACGGGAAAATGGATTGCGGAGCGTAGCTTTCGCATGCGCCTCAAACTGCCTTTGGGAATTCGGGGGATGAGTTGTCGGACCGAACAGGCCAACAGCAGCCTGGTCTTTGAGTTTAAAAAGCCAGTCCCCAAAAACTACCGCCAGCTAAAAATCTTTTGCAAGCGAGATATTCGCAGCTTTGATATTGTGGTAGAAACCAGCGGTAAGAGAATTCCCGTCATTGTGGATGCGTCTAGCCGCAAGCCTTACATTGAGGTAGAACTGCCTGCTATTACGGACCAAAAGTTGACCTTACATATTGTTCGCCGCAATAAATATGAGTCGGAGTTTGAGTTTTATGGTATGAGCCTAGAGGACGAAGCCGATAAGGGCGCTGTGGTCCATAATGCTGGAGTAGGAGCGGCCAAGTACAACTCTTTGCTCAATCAGGTATTGCTCTGGGAGCAATTGCCCCACCTACAGCCCGATGTAGCTATTATTGATTTTGGGACCAATGATTATCTATATTATGATAAGATTGAGCCCGAGCTCGAAAGCGAAATCAAAACCATCATTGATAAGATGCGTAAGGCTGTACCCGATATTTGTATTATTTTGACTAGTACGCAAGACCTTTTCTGGAAGAAAAAGAACTGTATGTCTGGAGAGCCTTTCTCGGATATGATGCACAAAATTGCCTATGATAAAAAATGTGCGCTCTTTGATTGGTACTGGATTTCTGGCGGCCAACGCAAAATGTTAGATTGGACCAAAAGCCGCTTGGCCCAGCCAGATATGGTCCACCTAACCGTAAAAGGCTACCGCCTAAAAGGAGACCTCTTCTTTGAGGCCCTACAAAATAGTTTGGCTTGGTTGGATGAAAACCCCAAGGAAAATGAGTTCTTCTTCCGCATCGATAAACTTAAGGAAGAACAGGCCGTCTTAAGAAATGGAGGAAAACCCAAGTCGGAGTCTATGAGCCAGAAAACGACAAAAAGTAATCAAAAACCTGCGGCAGCTACTGGCAAATACCGCACACATATCGTTAAAAGAGGAGAATCCCTGTATTCGATTAGCTTAAAATACAATGTGAGCATTCAGGAATTGAAAAGATGGAACAATAAAAGCAAGAACACCATCTATAAGGGCGATCGCCTTAAAATTTATAAATAA
- a CDS encoding DHHW family protein, with translation MNTPYPYRLNAILFMIPLGVLGILFFVLPKQQVSEIEKRELAPMPSFSAEKLFAGGYTDSLDLHFSDNFPFRERWVAVAKFIENHRGFANEDVKFYAEGVDMDAGIDAIAAANDSLQGDSLQTVGGDSLAQDSSANNLFENEGFASDVQRLSRGLLIYEGMAIQMFGGSRNTAKLWARVVNEYQKKLAPKGIQLHCGVTPTHGEFYLPSEYIEEAVSERKNIDTIYHYLDSAVHAFDVTTELFKHKDEYLFFNTDHHWTGRGAYYAYKAFCDEAGLKAIPIEEMEQGTIPNFLGSLYLKTRDKRLKEKGDSVEYFKIPFRHKTYRLVGADYSRLAGSRLYIENAKGGAAYGVFLGGDYPAICVFSEQDTSNHRRALVVKNSYGNPFATYIPSHFERTYVIDYRYFKGNLMDFMEKNKVTDLILFHNSFSANTPSHVKMIKRLLTQGGVCAPHAVPARKKMFPMGDFLSRHLGKAEKYNELYLKKQKELAEQAAKAAKEEWDSLPQN, from the coding sequence ATGAACACCCCTTATCCATATCGTTTGAATGCCATTTTGTTTATGATTCCCTTGGGGGTTTTAGGCATTTTGTTTTTTGTTTTGCCCAAGCAGCAAGTTTCTGAAATTGAGAAGCGGGAGCTGGCGCCTATGCCGTCTTTTTCTGCCGAAAAATTATTTGCGGGGGGCTACACCGACAGTTTGGACCTTCATTTCTCTGATAATTTTCCTTTTCGGGAGCGTTGGGTGGCTGTTGCGAAGTTTATTGAAAACCACCGAGGTTTTGCGAATGAAGATGTAAAGTTTTATGCCGAAGGAGTAGATATGGATGCGGGTATAGATGCCATTGCTGCGGCCAACGATAGCTTACAAGGCGATAGTTTACAGACCGTTGGAGGCGATTCTTTGGCCCAAGACAGCAGTGCCAATAATCTATTTGAAAATGAGGGCTTTGCCTCTGATGTACAGCGCCTTAGTCGAGGTCTACTCATCTATGAAGGCATGGCGATACAGATGTTTGGCGGTAGCCGAAACACCGCTAAGCTTTGGGCCAGAGTCGTGAACGAATACCAAAAGAAGTTGGCACCCAAAGGGATCCAGTTGCATTGTGGGGTTACGCCCACCCATGGCGAATTTTACCTGCCTTCAGAATACATAGAGGAGGCGGTTTCAGAACGCAAAAATATTGATACGATCTATCATTATTTGGACTCTGCCGTGCATGCCTTTGATGTGACCACCGAGCTCTTTAAGCATAAAGACGAATATTTGTTTTTCAATACGGACCATCATTGGACGGGCCGTGGGGCCTATTATGCCTACAAAGCCTTTTGCGATGAGGCTGGCCTAAAAGCGATTCCGATTGAGGAAATGGAACAGGGCACTATCCCCAACTTTTTGGGCTCGCTCTACCTTAAAACTAGAGACAAACGCCTGAAGGAAAAAGGCGATTCGGTAGAGTACTTTAAAATCCCTTTCCGCCACAAAACTTACCGCTTGGTCGGGGCCGATTATAGCCGTTTGGCGGGCAGCCGTCTGTATATCGAAAATGCCAAAGGTGGGGCCGCTTATGGGGTCTTTTTGGGGGGAGATTATCCCGCTATTTGCGTTTTTAGCGAGCAGGATACCTCCAATCATCGCCGTGCTTTGGTGGTTAAAAACTCTTATGGGAATCCATTTGCTACTTATATTCCCTCGCATTTTGAGCGAACCTATGTGATCGATTACCGCTATTTTAAGGGGAATTTGATGGACTTTATGGAAAAGAACAAGGTGACCGACCTGATTCTCTTCCACAATAGTTTTTCGGCCAATACGCCTTCACATGTCAAAATGATTAAGCGTTTATTGACGCAGGGGGGCGTTTGTGCGCCTCATGCAGTGCCCGCCCGCAAAAAAATGTTTCCGATGGGCGACTTCCTTTCGCGTCATTTGGGTAAGGCAGAAAAATACAATGAGCTCTACCTGAAAAAACAAAAAGAATTGGCAGAGCAAGCCGCCAAAGCCGCCAAGGAAGAATGGGACAGTTTGCCCCAGAATTAG